Proteins from a genomic interval of Rhizoctonia solani chromosome 12, complete sequence:
- a CDS encoding ribosomal protein L17, producing MKHGIAFRKLSRTSSHRNLMLRNLVSSLLQHEQIMTTVAKAKETARLAEKVITLAKKGTLPARQDAEGFLLNPHSILDKLFTTYRDRYLQRPGGYTRILKYGHRQGDHAPKAILQLVDGPRDLRLQMAGRAVGRETAGSFAVNEPGRGLRERTKWAVDKALKFSGDEGKKRLEAVAQEHANKLLAEPRAFSGLLDRSLPVSETGKRKIRAGERLTGMSTSATGLGIAKGALGKKPSAKIPGFWQRGWQQKVGLPAPSA from the exons ATGAAGCATGGGATAGCATTTCGAAAATTATCACGAACGAGTTCGCATAGGAATCTTATGCTGAG GAACTTGGTCTCGTCTCTCTTGCAGCATGAGCAAATTATGACAACGGTAGCCAAAGCTAAGGAGACTGCAAGGCTGGCTGAGAAG GTTATTACTTTGGCCAAGAAAGGCACTCTTCCAGCTCGACAAGACGCTGAAGGTTTCCTCCTC AACCCGCACTCCATTTTGGACAAGCTATTCACGACTTACCGTGATCGGTACCTCCAAAGACCAGGTGGATATACTCGTATTCTAAAATATGGGCATCGACAAGGTGACCATGCCCCAAAGGCGATACTGCAACTCGTTGATGGACCGCGAGACTTAAGACTTCAAATGGCTGGGCGTGCGGTAGGAAGAGAGACAGCTGGCTCTTTTGCGGTCAATGAACCAGGGAGAGGGCTACGAGAACGGACCAAGTGGGCAGTGgacaaggccttgaagttcAGTGGAGATGAAGGGAAAAAACGGCTGGAGGCGGTTGCTCAAGAACATGCG AACAAACTCCTTGCGGAACCGCGTGCATTCTCCGGACTGCTCGATCGTTCTCTCCCAGTCTCGGAAACAGGAAAGCGAAAAATTCGCGCAGGAGAGAGGCTAACAGGCATGAGTACCTCTGCGACGGGTTTAGGTATTGCCAAGGGTGCGCTTGGGAAAAAGCCCTCTGCGAAGATACCAGGATTCTGGCAGAGAGGGTGGCAGCAGAAAGTTGGCCTTCCCGCACCCTCTGCGTAA